GTACCCGAACGGTCGCCGAGCGCGCCCGGCCCACCGAGATGCGGCCGCGTCGCCGTGGTCGCTAGGGAGTTGCCGTGACTGCACCCCGTTCTTCGAGGCGGTCCGCCAGCCGTACCTCCAGCAGCGTGTCGAACACCCCGGAGGTGACGGCCGAACCCGCCAGGCGGGCCACCCGCGCACGCGGGACCCGCACGAAGGATCGCACCGCCACCTACGTGCTCGACACGTCGGTCCTCTTGTCCGATCCCTGGGCGATCACCAGGTTCGCCGAGCATTCCGTGGTCCTGCCGCTGGTGGTGATCAGTGAGCTGGAGGGCAAGCGGCACCATCCCGAACTGGGCTGGTTCGCCCGCGAGGCGCTTCGACTCCTGGACGACCTGCGGCTCCGCCACGGGCGGCTGGATCGTCCGATCCCCGTCGGGGAGGCCGACGGCACACTGCACGTCGAGCTGAACCACACCGATCCCACGGTCCTGCCGCCGGGCTTTCGCACCGATTCCGGTGATGCACGCATCCTCGCCTGCGCGTTGAATCTCGCGGCGGAGGGCAGGCGGGTCACCCTGGTGACCAAGGACATGCCCCTCCGGGTGAAGGCGGGCTCCGTCGGACTGGTCGCCGACGAGTACCGGGCGCAGAACGTGGCCCCTTCCGGGTGGACCGGGATGGCCGATCTGGACGTCGAGCACGAGCTGATCGACGCCCTCTTCAAAGAGGGGACCGTGGATCTGGACGAGGCACGGGACATGCCGTGCAACACGGGACTCCGGCTGCTCTCGGGAACGGGCAGTGCACTGGCCAGGGTGACGGCGGAGAAGCGAGTCCGGCTGGTCCGAGGCGACCGAGAGGCCTTCGGCCTGCGGGGTCGCTCGGCCGAGCAGCGGATCGCGCTCGACCTCCTGCTCGATCCGGAGATCGGGATCGTGTCGCTGGGCGGCAGGGCAGGCACCGGCAAGTCGGCGCTGGCGCTGTGCGCGGGGCTGGAATCGGTGCTGGAACGGTCGCAGCATCGGAAGGTGGTGGTCTTCCGACCGGTCTATGCGGTCGGCGGTCAGGAGCTCGGCTACCTGCCCGGCAGCGAGAGCGAGAAGATGCAGCCGTGGGCCGAGGCGGTGTTCGACACCCTCGGCGCCCTGGCGGGGCAGCACGTGATCGACGAGGTGGTGGATCGGGGGATGCTGGAGGTCCTGCCGCTGACCCACATCCGAGGCCGGTCACTGCACGACTCCTTCGTCATCGTCGACGAGGCCCAGTCCCTGGAACGCAACGTGCTGCTCACCGTGCTGTCGCGGCTGGGCAGCAATTCGCGGGTGGTGCTCACCCATGACGTGGCGCAGCGGGACAACCTCCGCGTGGGCAGGCACGACGGTGTCGCGGCGGTGATCGAGAAGCTCAAAGGCCATCCGCTGTTCGCCCACGTCACGCTCACGCGCTCGGAGCGATCGCCGATCGCGGCCCTGGTGACCGAGATGCTGGAGGGGGACTCGCCGCTCTAGCCGGAACTCCCCGTCGTGACGCCGGTGCCTCCTTCGCGCCGGCGTCACGCAGGTCCGGCCCCGTGACGTCCCCGGGTTCGGCGGGTGGTCTCAGAGCCTGTCTTTGATCCCCAGTTTCCTGTTGCGCGGGGCCAGCGCGGCGCCTGCCCTGCGCAACAGGACAGCAGGGATCACCTACCGGCCTCAGATATCGGCGGGGTCGTGGCCCCGCCCGATCACCACCCGGCGGGCAGCGGGCGACCCTCGGCGAAGCCGGCCGCGGACTGGATGCCCAGCAGCGCCCGCTCGTGGAACTCCTTCAGGGTTTGCGCGCCCGCGTAGGTGCAGGCGGAGCGGACACCGGAGGAGATCTCGTCGATCAGGTCCTCGACGCCGGGCCGCTTCGGGTCCAGCAGCATCCGCGAACTGGAGATGCCCTCCTCGAACAGACCCTTCCTGGCCCGGTCGAACGCGCTGTCGGTGCGCGTGCGGGCACCGACGGCACGCTTGGAGGCCATGCCGAACGACTCCTTGTACGCGCGGCCGGACTCGTCGCGGCGCAGGTCGCCGGGCGATTCGTAGGTGCCTGCGAACCACGAGCCGATCATCACGGAGGAGGCCCCCGCCGCCAGGGCCAATGCGACGTCGCGCGGATGCCGGACTCCGCCGTCCGCCCAGACGTGCCTGCCGAGCGCACGCGCCTCGGCGGCGCACTCGGCGACGGCGGAGAACTGCGGCCTGCCGACGCCGGTCATCATCCGCGTCGTGCACATCGCGCCGGGACCGACGCCGACCTTGATCACATCGGCTCCCGCCTCGACCAGGTCGCGGACGCCCTCCGCGGTCACGACGTTGCCCGCCACGAGCGGGACCTGCGGGTCCAGCGCCCGAACCGCCTTCAGCGCGCTGAGCATCTTCTCCTGATGCCCGTGCGCGGTGTCCACGACGAGGGTGTCCACCCCGGCCGCCAGCAGCGCAGCTGCCTTCGCGGCCACGTCGCCGTTCACCCCGACCGCCGCCGCGACCCGGAGGCGTCCCGCCGCGTCCAGGGCGGGTTGATAGATGCCTGCGCGCAGCGCGCCGAGGCCGGTCAGCACTCCCACGAGCCGTCCGTCGGAGTCGACCGACAACGCGGCGGTCGCCTGCCTGCCGTGCAGCCGGTCGAAGACCTCGCGCGGCTCGGTTCCGGTGGGCACGACCACCAGCTCCGTGTCGAGCACCTCGCCGAGCCGGGTGAACCGGTCCACTCCCGTGCAAGCCGCCTCGTCGACGGTGCCCACCGGTCGCTGATCGTCGTCGACGACCACGACGAGGCCGTGCGCGCGCTTGGGCAGCAGATTGAGCGCGTCGGCCACCGAGTCGTCGGTGCGTAGCACCAGGGCCGTGTCCCACACCGGGTGCCGGTGCTTCACCCAGTCGACGATCTCCGCGACTGCGGCGGGCGCCACGTCCTGCGGCAGCACCACCAGACCACCGCGTCGGGCGACGGTCTCGGCCATCCGCCTGCCTGCCACCGCCGTCATGTTGGCCACCACCAGGGGCAGCGTCGTCCCGGTGCCGTCCGACGTCGACAGGTCCACGTCGAAGCGAGACTCGACCCCGGAACGTCGAGGCACGAGGAAGAGATCGTCGTAGGTCAGGTCGTGGGCGGGGCGGTGTCCGTCAAGGAACTGCACACCGGAAGCTTACGGGCCGTCGACCCCGGGGTGTCCGATCCGCCGTGGGCCGGGACCGGATCCGTCCGCCCCCTCGGACACCGTCGCGACGACCTGCACCGCCTCGCGCAGCCGGTCCGGGGTCAGCCCCGCGTAGCCGAGGACCAGGCCGGGGAACAGCACCGAGGGCGGCAGGCCGCGCAGATAGTCGGAGAGCGGCGGAACGAGCACGCCCGCCCGAGCCAGCGCACTGCTCAGCCTGCGGTCGTCGACGCCGTCGGGCAGCCTGGCCACCAGGTGCAGACCGGCGGAAGGGCCGACCACCCGCCAGCCCGGCAGCCGGTTCGCCAGCGCCTCGACCAGGGTGTCCCGGCGATGACGGTTGATGCGCCGGGTGCGACGCAGATGCCGGTCGTAACCGCCGTCACGCACCAGCCGGGCCAACGCCGCCTGATCGATCGTGCTGGAGCCGAGATCGCGCAACAGCTTGATGCGCGCCAGGTCGTCCCGGATGCCGAGGGGCGTGACGAGCCAGCCGAGACGCAGGGCAGGGGCCAGGGTCTTGGACACGCTGCCCAGATAGGCGACGTGGCCGGGGGCCAACGATCGCATCGCGCCGATGGCGGGCCGGTCATAGCGGTGCTCGGCGTCGTAGTCGTCCTCCAGGATCAGGCCGTTCACCCGGCGTGCCCACTCCACCAGCGCCAGCCTGCGCTGCGGAGCCAGCGCCACGCCGAGCGGAAACTGATGTGCGGGGGTGACCAGTACTGCGCGGGCCGAGGTCGCGGCCAGCACGTCCACGCGAAGCCCGTCCTCGTCGACCGGGATCGGCACCACCGACAGGCCGGACCCCGCGAACAGCCGGGGCTGTCCCGGATGGCCGGGGTCCTCCACGGCGATCTCTCGATGACCGTGGTCGGACAGGTGGGCCGCGAGCAGGGAGAATCCCTCGGCCGCACCCTTCGTGATGATCACTTCGGCCGGATCGGCGTGCACGGAGCGCACGCGTCCCAGATAGGCGGCGAGTTCCTCCCGGAGAGCGCGCAGGCCGACCGGATCGGGATAGCCGAGAGCATGGTCCGGCAGCTCGGCGAGGCCGGCCCGCACCGCCGCCACCCAGGCCGCGCGGGGGAAGGCGGAGAGCGCGGGCAGGCCCGGCCGCAGGTCCCAGGTCTGCTGCGCGGCACGCGGGCCTGCGACCTGCGACGGTTCGGCGCCCTCATCCACCACCCTGGCCACCGAGGTGCCCGATCCTCGGACGGCGATCAGGTATCCCTCGGCCACGAGCTGGGTGTAGGCACTGGTGACGGTTCCTCGGGCCAGTCCGAGCTGTGCGGCGAGATCCCGGCTGGACGGCAGCCGAGTTCCGGCGGCGAGTCGTCCGACGCGGACGCCGTCCCGGAGCGCGGCCTCCAAGGTTCGCTCTCGGCGGCCCCTGGTCGCCGTGGACATCTCGGGCAGCAGCAGCTCCCGCAGAGTGGTCCATTCTGCACGCATGGGAGTGGACCTTATCTCTGGACCACTCGCCGGACACGCTGGCGCCATGACCGCCGGAGCCCTCGTGCCACCCGCAGCGCCCCGCTCGGCCCGTTCCCCCGGCGCCGCCGTCGGGCTGGGGCTGGCGGGCATCGTCCTGGTCGGCGGCTCCGTGCCGATCACCGGCCTGCTCGACGACTATCCGCTCTTCGCCGCCCAGTCGCTGCGATACCTGATCGGAGCGCTCTGCCTGCTCGGCCGGCTGCTGCTGCGAGGCCGCAGCCCCGGTGATCGAGGGCCTGCCGACCGCAGGCAGGCAGATCGGGGCGCGGAGGATCGGGCGCGGCGCGGGTGGCGCCTGCCGGTGCCCGGCGCGCGCGACCTGCTCGCCCTCGCGGCGGTGGCCGCGTTCGGCATGGTGGGCTTCAGCATCTTCGTGCTGCTCGCCCAGCGACATGCCGATCCCGGTCTGGTGGCCGCCATGGTCGGGTCGGCCCCGTTGCTGATCGGCATCCTCGCTCCGCTGATCGCGGGACGGCGGCCGGGCCGGGCGGTGATCCTCGGCGCCGCGCTGGTGGTCGTCGGGGCGGCGGTGCTCTCCGGCGGCGGCTCCTGGCAGGGGCCGGGTCTGCTGCTGGCCGGTCTCGCGTTGGCTGGTGAGGCCGCCTTCACGTTGTTCGCGGTCGGACCCCTTCGTCGACTCGGGGCGATGGCGACGGCGGCGTACGCCTGTGCGGTTGCCGCGATCGGTGCGGGGCTGGTCAGTGTGGTCGCCGAAGGGCCTGCGGCCTGGCGGCTTCCCTACCCGGCCGAGGCCGTCGCCCTGCTGGTGCTGGGCGTGCTGGTCACCGCGGTGGCCTTCGGCTGGTGGTTCCACTGTGTGTCGACGGTCGGCGCCGATCGCGCGTCGGTGCTGATCGGCGCCATGCCGGTGGCCGGGTTGGGGGTTGCGGTGCTGCTGGGTGCGCAGGAGCTCGCGGCTTCGGCGCTGCTCGGCGCGGTCCTGGTCGCCCTCGGCTGCGTACTCGGGCTGGGGGTGCGTCGACCTCGCCGAGGCGGCGACGGGGCGTGCTGAGGCGATCAGGGCGGAGGCGGCGGGACCGAGTAGGAGGGCCGGTGGTCGAGCCGTGTCGAGTCGGGCCCGTGTCGCGTCGGGCCGTGCTGAACCGGGCGGCGGCCCCGCTCACGGATGCGACGCGTCGAGTTCCATCGGGGGCGCGGCCGGTCTGCGAGGATCGTCCGGGGCCGAGATCGTCCGGGTCGCCTCGGGCGGAGGCCGTCGTCCGGCTCTCTGCGGCAGCCGAGGCCGCACCGGTCCTCCAGGGCCGCTCGGTGCGCGCCCGCCGACGAGTCGTCCGGAATGACGTGTGCACCGCCGCCCGGCGGCCTCGAGGACGGCGATCCGGCCGAGGCCGCGACGAGGTCGCAGAGCAGTCCCGCCGCGCGGCATGGGCGTCGTACTCCGCTAACCCGACGTCCATCTCGTCGTCGGGTGACGCTGTCACGCTCGCGAGGCAGGCGCGGCAGACTCGCGGCGCCTCTCCACGGCACGAAGGGACTCGTCGATGGTCAGAACATCAACGCTCACGGTGTCATTGCTGGTCGGCGCGGTGCTCTTCACCTCGGGCGTCGGGCAGGCAGCCGTCGGGCAGACCCGTGGCTCGGCGGCGGACGCGGCCGGTGCCGATCGGGCGGCCGAACAGATCGCGGGCGAGGCCGACGCGGCGGGCGGCGTACACCGCAGGTCGTTCGACATCCAGGCTCATCGCGGCGGGATGGCCTACCTGCCAGAAGGCACCCTGCCCGCGTTCGAGAACGCCCTGCGCATCGGCGTGACGACGCTGGAACTCGACATCCAGATCACCGAGGACGGTCGCGAGGTCGTCACCCATGATCGGCTGATCAACCCGGCGAAGTGCCGGGACACGGCGCCGGTGGTCGAGGGCGACCCCGACTTCCCCTACGCGGGCAAGTACGTGCACACGCTCACCTTCGCGCAGGTGCGCACGCTCGACTGCGGATCGCAGACTCAGCCGGACTATCCGGAACAGCGGCCGAGGCCCGGCGAGACGATGCCGACCCTGCGCGAGGTCTTCCAGCTCGTCCGCCGATACGGGGCACACGACGTGCGCTTCAACATCGAGACCAAGGTGGAGGCAGGCGCCCCTGAGGAGACCGCGCCGCGCGAGGAGTTCGTCCGCGTCGCCGCCCGCGAGATCCGCCGGGCGGGGATGCTGCGCCGCACCACGATCCAGAGCTTCGACTGGGGCGCACTGATGCTCATGCGGCGAATCGAACCCCGACTGCCGTTGATCGCCCTGACCGAGCCGAACTTCCTCCAGGTCGGCGAGCCCGGCCGGTCGCCGTGGCTCGGCGGCCTCGACATCGACGACTTCGGCGGCAGCCCGGTCCAGGCCGCCCGGTCCTTCGGAGCCGGCGCACTGTCCCCGGTGCACGGCACCCCGCAGCACGGTGTCGTCGGTGACCCGGACTACGTCCCCTTCACCACCAGGGCGATGGTCGAGGAGGCTCATGAAGCGGGCATGAAGGTCGTGCCCTGGACCATCAACGACGAGGCCACCATGCACAAGCTGATCGACGACGGGGTGGACGGCATCATCACCGACTATCCCCGGCGGCTGCGCAGCGTCGCCGCCGAGCACGGCTTCGAGCTGCCGAAGCGCTATCGGCACGGACACTGCGGCGGACGCGGCTGAGCATTGCCTGCGCAGACAGCGCGAACGGGCCGATCTGATCTCCAGCCAGATCCCAGACCGGCCCGTTCGCCGCTGATCGAGCAGGAGAGATCAGCGGGTGCTGTTGGTCATCCGCAGCACGTCGAGCGCCTCGTCGAGCTGCTCCAGCGTGAGGCTGCCCGCCTCGACGTGGCCGCGTTCCAGCACGACCTCCCGGATCGTCTTGCGCTCCTTGAGGGACTGCTTGGCGATCGAGGCCGCCTCCTCGTAGCCGATGTAGCGGTTCAGCGGGGTCACCACGGACGGCGAGGACTCCGCGTACTCCTTGGCTCGCTCCTCGTCGACCTCGGTGCCCACCACGACCTTGTCGGCGAGCAGGCGGGCCACCGCCGCGAGCAGCCTGCAGGACTCCAGCACGTTCCTGGCGATCACCGGCAGCATCACGTTGAGCTGGAAGTTGCCCTGCGAGCCTGCGAAGGTCACGGCGGCGTCGTTGCCGATCACCTGCGCCACCACCATCATGGTCGCCTCGGAGATGACCGGGTTGACCTTGCCGGGCATGATCGAGGAACCGGGCTGGAGGTCCGGCAGCCGCAGCTCGGCCAGGCCGGTCCTCGGGCCGGAGCCCAGCCAGCGCAGATCGTTGGCGATCTTGAACAGCGAGACGGCGACGGTCTTGAGCTGCCCGGAGACCTCGACGACCCCGTCCTGAGTGGCCTGCGCCTCGAAGTGGTCGCGCGCCTCGGTCAGCGGCAGCCCGGTGATCGCGGCCAACTCCTCCGACACCGCCGCGCCGAACCCGGCGGGAGCGTTCAGCCCCGTGCCCACGGCCGTGCCGCCGATCGGCAGCTCACCCAGCCGGGGAAGGCTGCTCTGGAGCCGCTCGATGCCGTAGCGGACCTGGGCCGCCCAGGCCGCCGTCTCCTGGCCGAGCGTGATCGGCACGGCATCCATGAGGTGGGTGCGGCCGGACTTGACCACGCTGGCCCACTCGTCGGCCCGCTTGCTCAGCGTCGACGCCAGGTGCTCCAGCGCGGGGATCACGTCCGTCACGACCGCCTCGGTCGCGGCGACCCGGATCGTGGTGGGGAACGTGTCGTTCGAGGACTGCGAGGCGTTGACGTGATCGTTGGGATGAACATCACGTCCGGCGTGCCGGGTGGCGAGCGTCGCGATGACCTCGTTTGCATTCATGTTCGACGAGGTGCCGGAGCCGGTCTGGAAGACGTCGATCGGGAAGTGCGCGTCGTGCAGCCCGTCCGCGACCTCGCCCGCAGCTGCGGCGATGGCCTCGGCCAGGTCTGCGTCCAGCACGCCGAGCCTGCCGTTGACCCGGCCTGCAGCGGCCTTGAGCAGCCCGAGTGCCCGAATCTGGGCCCGTTCCAGGCCTCGTCCGGAGATCGGGAAGTTCTCCACGGCCCGCTGGGTCTGTGCTCGCCACAGGGCTTCGGCGGGCACCCGAACCTCGCCCATGGTGTCGTGTTCGATGCGGAACTCGCCGTCGTTGGCCGGAGCGCCACTCTGCTGCTCTGTCATGGCTCCTGTTTGTACCGGTTGGGTGCATCGCTGGGCACCGCGACGTCCAACACATAGCCTGGATGTAGTCCACACCACAGTGCCGGCGGACAGGCTCGGAGCGGAGCGGCGATGGCGGCAGACCGGGACCACGAGGTCGATCTGCTGGTGCTCGGCGCGGGTCCGGCCGGACTCTTCGCCGCGTACTACGCGGGCTTCCGAGGGCTGTCGGTGGCGATCGTGGACGCGCTGCCGGAGCCGGGCGGCCAGATCACCGCGATGTACCCGGAGAAGATGATCCTCGACGTCGCGGGCTTCCCCTCGGTGCGCGGCCGCGATCTCGTGGCGGCGCTCGTGGCGCAGGCCGATCGGGGCGCCCCGGCGTATCTGCTCGGCAGGCAGGCCCGCACGCTGGTTGCGTTGCCTGCGGGCGGCAGTCGGGTGGGCCTCGCTGACGGCATGCGGATCGACGCCCGTGCCGTGCTGATCACGGCGGGCCTCGGCGAGTTTCGGCCCCGCCCGCTGCCCGGTGCGGGGGAGCGCGTCGGCGACTCGGTGCTGCACTTCGTGCCCCGACCGACGACGCACGAGGGTGAGGACATCGTCGTCGTCGGAGGTGGCGACTCCGCGTTCGACTGGGCGGAGGCGCTGCATCCCATCGCCCGCAGCGTCACCCTGGTCCACCGGAGGTCTCGCTTCCGGGCCCATCCGGCGATGGTGCAGGCCGTCCGCGAGCGGGGCGTGCCGATCATCACGGACGCGGAGGTGCACGAGCTGCTCGACGGCCCTGCCGGGTTGAGTGCGGTGGTGATCAGGCTCGCCGACGGTCACCTCAGATCGCTGCCCGCCCAACGGGTGATCGCCGCCCTGGGCTTCGTCGCCGATCTCGGGCCCATCGAGACCTGGGGGATTACCGTCGATCAGCGGACGATCCCGGTCGACAGCACCATGCGGACGTCGATGGAGCGGGTCTATGCGGCCGGGGACATCGCGTCCTATCGCGGAAAGGTGCGGCTGATCGCCACCGGCTTCGGCGAGGCCGCGACCGCCGTCAACAACATCGCGGTCGCGCTCGACCCCGAGGCGCATCTCTTCCCCGGACATTCCAGCGAGGCGTGACGGCCGAGAGGATCGCGCGGCCGCCACGCCTGCCCAGGATGAAGATCAGGCGCTGATGTGCGACTGGATCCAGCCGTAGTGGGCGCTGACGTCGGTCGCGATCGTCACGCCCTCGCCGCACCAGGGCGAGCCGCCGTTCTCGCCGGGGTACCCCATCCGAGCGGTGAGACCCGCCAGGTAGGTGAAGCCGCTGCGCTCGGCCAGCACCGGGCCGCCGGAGTCGCCGTAACAGGGGCCGGTGCCCGCTGCTGCCACGTGGCAGAGCTCGGTCTCGGAGTTGAAGCCGCTCTCGCAGCCGAGACGGTTGTCGATCAGGACGTCCAGTTCCTGGAGGATGTCGGCCTGGCCGCAGCCGCCCGGCTCAGCGCACTGCTGTCCCCAGCCCAGCAGCAGACCGTACTGGTCGTCGGTGGGACGACGTGCCTGCAGCGTGATGGGCTGGGCGTCGGGCACCGGGCTCTCCAGGCGGAGCAGCGCGATGTCCATGTCGATGCGGGTGACCTCGGAGTCGTCGTAGTCCGGGTGGATGACGATCTCGGTGAAGTCGACGACGGTGCCGCCCTCGTGGCCGTTGATGCTGCCCACGCGCAGGTTGCTGCCGTCGGCCCTACCGCCGTAGACGCAGTGCGCCGCAGTCACGACCCAGTTCTCGTCGACCAGGCTGCCGCTGCAACCGAGGGAGCCGTCCGGACGGACCAGCGTCGCGATGAACGGGTAGTCCTGGGTCGCATCCCGGCCGCCGACGATCATCGTCTCGATGCGGTCTGCGTCGGAGGCCTGCGTCTCGGCCTCGACGGCCGGGGAGGTGCGCGTGTCGGCGTCCTCGGTCGCGCCGGCGGGTCCCGCCGTGGCGATCAAGACGGGAGCGACGGCGGCGGCGAACAGCGCCGCGACGGACTTTCGGAGTCGCATGAACCCTCTTCTCGTGAACGAACCTGTGTCGACAGGGTCAAAGAGGGCGGTAAAGATCTGGTTGGCGTCGCAACCGGGTGGTGGTCGTGTGCGGGCGGCACCGCCGGAGGCGATCTCATCCGGCGGTGCCGGGTCTGGTCAGCCGGTGATCAAGAGAGGGTGACGGTCAGGCTATGGCGTGGAACACCAGAGCGCCGAGGGCGAAACCGGCGATCGTGGCCGCGATCGCCACCGGTATCGCACTTGGCGAGGGATCGGTCGCCTTGGCGTAGCCGACGATCGCCAGGATGAACGCTGCGGGCCCGAACAGAATCGGACAGAACAGGGGCGCGATCGCGGCTAGGACGAAACTGATGATCGTGCAGACCCCTGGCGCTGGAGACCGATCCTGCTGACGGTCCGGGAGACGATGCTGCCTGCGTCGTTCTTCCTCCAAGTCCTCAAGCGGCAAGATCTTCTTGTCGCTTGAGGTCCCTGGCGGAGA
The Actinoalloteichus fjordicus DNA segment above includes these coding regions:
- a CDS encoding PhoH family protein, which gives rise to MLDTSVLLSDPWAITRFAEHSVVLPLVVISELEGKRHHPELGWFAREALRLLDDLRLRHGRLDRPIPVGEADGTLHVELNHTDPTVLPPGFRTDSGDARILACALNLAAEGRRVTLVTKDMPLRVKAGSVGLVADEYRAQNVAPSGWTGMADLDVEHELIDALFKEGTVDLDEARDMPCNTGLRLLSGTGSALARVTAEKRVRLVRGDREAFGLRGRSAEQRIALDLLLDPEIGIVSLGGRAGTGKSALALCAGLESVLERSQHRKVVVFRPVYAVGGQELGYLPGSESEKMQPWAEAVFDTLGALAGQHVIDEVVDRGMLEVLPLTHIRGRSLHDSFVIVDEAQSLERNVLLTVLSRLGSNSRVVLTHDVAQRDNLRVGRHDGVAAVIEKLKGHPLFAHVTLTRSERSPIAALVTEMLEGDSPL
- a CDS encoding GuaB1 family IMP dehydrogenase-related protein, which encodes MQFLDGHRPAHDLTYDDLFLVPRRSGVESRFDVDLSTSDGTGTTLPLVVANMTAVAGRRMAETVARRGGLVVLPQDVAPAAVAEIVDWVKHRHPVWDTALVLRTDDSVADALNLLPKRAHGLVVVVDDDQRPVGTVDEAACTGVDRFTRLGEVLDTELVVVPTGTEPREVFDRLHGRQATAALSVDSDGRLVGVLTGLGALRAGIYQPALDAAGRLRVAAAVGVNGDVAAKAAALLAAGVDTLVVDTAHGHQEKMLSALKAVRALDPQVPLVAGNVVTAEGVRDLVEAGADVIKVGVGPGAMCTTRMMTGVGRPQFSAVAECAAEARALGRHVWADGGVRHPRDVALALAAGASSVMIGSWFAGTYESPGDLRRDESGRAYKESFGMASKRAVGARTRTDSAFDRARKGLFEEGISSSRMLLDPKRPGVEDLIDEISSGVRSACTYAGAQTLKEFHERALLGIQSAAGFAEGRPLPAGW
- the pdxR gene encoding MocR-like pyridoxine biosynthesis transcription factor PdxR, encoding MRAEWTTLRELLLPEMSTATRGRRERTLEAALRDGVRVGRLAAGTRLPSSRDLAAQLGLARGTVTSAYTQLVAEGYLIAVRGSGTSVARVVDEGAEPSQVAGPRAAQQTWDLRPGLPALSAFPRAAWVAAVRAGLAELPDHALGYPDPVGLRALREELAAYLGRVRSVHADPAEVIITKGAAEGFSLLAAHLSDHGHREIAVEDPGHPGQPRLFAGSGLSVVPIPVDEDGLRVDVLAATSARAVLVTPAHQFPLGVALAPQRRLALVEWARRVNGLILEDDYDAEHRYDRPAIGAMRSLAPGHVAYLGSVSKTLAPALRLGWLVTPLGIRDDLARIKLLRDLGSSTIDQAALARLVRDGGYDRHLRRTRRINRHRRDTLVEALANRLPGWRVVGPSAGLHLVARLPDGVDDRRLSSALARAGVLVPPLSDYLRGLPPSVLFPGLVLGYAGLTPDRLREAVQVVATVSEGADGSGPGPRRIGHPGVDGP
- a CDS encoding EamA family transporter, coding for MTAGALVPPAAPRSARSPGAAVGLGLAGIVLVGGSVPITGLLDDYPLFAAQSLRYLIGALCLLGRLLLRGRSPGDRGPADRRQADRGAEDRARRGWRLPVPGARDLLALAAVAAFGMVGFSIFVLLAQRHADPGLVAAMVGSAPLLIGILAPLIAGRRPGRAVILGAALVVVGAAVLSGGGSWQGPGLLLAGLALAGEAAFTLFAVGPLRRLGAMATAAYACAVAAIGAGLVSVVAEGPAAWRLPYPAEAVALLVLGVLVTAVAFGWWFHCVSTVGADRASVLIGAMPVAGLGVAVLLGAQELAASALLGAVLVALGCVLGLGVRRPRRGGDGAC
- a CDS encoding glycerophosphodiester phosphodiesterase — its product is MVRTSTLTVSLLVGAVLFTSGVGQAAVGQTRGSAADAAGADRAAEQIAGEADAAGGVHRRSFDIQAHRGGMAYLPEGTLPAFENALRIGVTTLELDIQITEDGREVVTHDRLINPAKCRDTAPVVEGDPDFPYAGKYVHTLTFAQVRTLDCGSQTQPDYPEQRPRPGETMPTLREVFQLVRRYGAHDVRFNIETKVEAGAPEETAPREEFVRVAAREIRRAGMLRRTTIQSFDWGALMLMRRIEPRLPLIALTEPNFLQVGEPGRSPWLGGLDIDDFGGSPVQAARSFGAGALSPVHGTPQHGVVGDPDYVPFTTRAMVEEAHEAGMKVVPWTINDEATMHKLIDDGVDGIITDYPRRLRSVAAEHGFELPKRYRHGHCGGRG
- a CDS encoding class II fumarate hydratase; this translates as MTEQQSGAPANDGEFRIEHDTMGEVRVPAEALWRAQTQRAVENFPISGRGLERAQIRALGLLKAAAGRVNGRLGVLDADLAEAIAAAAGEVADGLHDAHFPIDVFQTGSGTSSNMNANEVIATLATRHAGRDVHPNDHVNASQSSNDTFPTTIRVAATEAVVTDVIPALEHLASTLSKRADEWASVVKSGRTHLMDAVPITLGQETAAWAAQVRYGIERLQSSLPRLGELPIGGTAVGTGLNAPAGFGAAVSEELAAITGLPLTEARDHFEAQATQDGVVEVSGQLKTVAVSLFKIANDLRWLGSGPRTGLAELRLPDLQPGSSIMPGKVNPVISEATMMVVAQVIGNDAAVTFAGSQGNFQLNVMLPVIARNVLESCRLLAAVARLLADKVVVGTEVDEERAKEYAESSPSVVTPLNRYIGYEEAASIAKQSLKERKTIREVVLERGHVEAGSLTLEQLDEALDVLRMTNSTR
- a CDS encoding NAD(P)/FAD-dependent oxidoreductase, producing MAADRDHEVDLLVLGAGPAGLFAAYYAGFRGLSVAIVDALPEPGGQITAMYPEKMILDVAGFPSVRGRDLVAALVAQADRGAPAYLLGRQARTLVALPAGGSRVGLADGMRIDARAVLITAGLGEFRPRPLPGAGERVGDSVLHFVPRPTTHEGEDIVVVGGGDSAFDWAEALHPIARSVTLVHRRSRFRAHPAMVQAVRERGVPIITDAEVHELLDGPAGLSAVVIRLADGHLRSLPAQRVIAALGFVADLGPIETWGITVDQRTIPVDSTMRTSMERVYAAGDIASYRGKVRLIATGFGEAATAVNNIAVALDPEAHLFPGHSSEA
- a CDS encoding S1 family peptidase; the protein is MRLRKSVAALFAAAVAPVLIATAGPAGATEDADTRTSPAVEAETQASDADRIETMIVGGRDATQDYPFIATLVRPDGSLGCSGSLVDENWVVTAAHCVYGGRADGSNLRVGSINGHEGGTVVDFTEIVIHPDYDDSEVTRIDMDIALLRLESPVPDAQPITLQARRPTDDQYGLLLGWGQQCAEPGGCGQADILQELDVLIDNRLGCESGFNSETELCHVAAAGTGPCYGDSGGPVLAERSGFTYLAGLTARMGYPGENGGSPWCGEGVTIATDVSAHYGWIQSHISA